The region CGGGGTGACGGGTCGGGTGACGCCTGCGGGCGGTGCGGTCAGCGCGAGGTGTCGAACACCTCGTCGCGGGTGGTGGCGAGCGCGCTTTCCAGCGCACCGCTCAGGACGGGGTGCATCTCCACGGTGCCGAGCACCAGCCGGGGCCGGGGCACGGCCAGTTCGGCCAGCTCCGACTGGATGAGGGCACGCAGCGGTTCGCCGCCCGCGATGGCGACGTTCCCGGCCAGGACGATCAGTTCCGGGTCGAGCACGGCCACCACGGAGGCCAGGCCCACCGCCATGCCGGTGGCGCAGCGGGCGAGCAGTTCCGCGTAGGGGCCGGCGCCGTCCTGGCCGCCGTCCCGCTGGAAGGCCGCGGCCTTGTCCAGCACCATGGCGGCGGCGTCCGGGAGGGGGGCGTCGGGGATGTCGAGGCCCAGTTCCCGCGCGTGCCGCAGGACGGCGTTGCAGCCGGCCAGCTCCTGGAAGCCGCCGTTGTTGGTCTTCGTGACGTTGCGGACCAGCGGGGTGCCGGGCACCGGCAGGAAGCCGACCTCGCCGGCGCCGCCGGTCCAGCCGCGGTGCAGCCGGCCGCCTATCATCAGCGCGGCGCCGATGCCCTCCTCGTTCCACAGCAGGACGAAGTCGTCGTGGCCGCGGGCCGCGCCGATCCGCTGCTCGGCGACCGCGGCGAGGTTGACGTCGTTGTCGTACTCCAGCGGCATCGGCAGGGCCGCCGCCAGTTCGTCGAGCAGCGCGGGGGAGTGCCAGCCGGGCAGGTGGCTGGCGTAGCGCAGCCGTCCGGTGCTGGGGTCGAAGGCGCCGGGTGTGCCGATGACCCCGCGGTGCAGGTCGGAGCGGCTGAGCCCGGCGGCCTTCACCGCGCCGTCCAGGGCCTGTACGACCTGCTCGACGGCGCTTCCGGCCCGGCGGTGCGGGGTGGGCAGCCGGAAGGAGCCGACGGTGCGCCCGGTGATGTCGGCGACCGCGGCCCTGATGCGCTCGGTGGTCACGTCGAGGCCCGCGACGTGGGCGGCGGCCGGGTTGACCGAGTAGAGCTGGGCGTTCGGCCCGGGGCGGCCCGCGGTGGTGCCGGTGGCCAGCACCAGCCCGGCCGCCTCAAGACGGGCCAGCAGTTGCGAGGCGGTGGGCTTGGACAGGCCGGTGAGCTTGCCGATCCGGGTCCGGGACAGGGTGCCGTGTTCCAGCAGGAGGTCGAGCGCGGCGCGGTCGTTCATGGCGCGCAATACGCGCGGCGTACCAGGTGTGCCAGCCATGCGCGCCATCCTCCCTCAGTTCACTGTTAGGAAACTTTCCTATTGGCAAAACGAAAGGTAGGCCCGCCATAAGGGGACCGTCAAGGGGTGCACAAGGCCGTGCGGCCAAGTCGTTATCTACCCGTGGGGGGCCGTCCGCAGACGGCCCCCCACGGGGAAGCGGCGATACGCGCCGGGCTCAGTGCTCGCCGGCGGCCGGCGGCGGTACGGACACGGAGCGCTGCGCGGGCGGCGGGCCGTTCTCCTCGGCGCCGTCGGCGACCGGCGCGCCCTCGGCGGCCTCCGCCGCCGGATCGGTCACCGTCGCCGCGGGGCCGCCGCCGGCGATCACGATGCCCTCCCGGTCGAAGGCCCGCTTGATCCGCCAGCGCAGCTCACGCCCGACCGGCGCCGCCTTCCCCGGCATCGTCCTGGCCTGCACCTGGAGCACCACGAAGTCCGAGCCGACCGATTCCAGGCCGAGCATCTGCACCGGCTCCCACAGGAACTCGTCCCACGGGTCTTCCTTGCCCATCTCGTCCGCGGCCTCCACGATCACCGCACGCGCCCGGTCCATGTCCTCGCCGATGCCCACCTGGACGTCCACCACCGCCGTCGCCCAGCCCTGGCTCAGATTGCCGATCCGCTTGACCTCGCCGTTGCGCACGTACCAGATCTCGCCGTTGTCGCCGCGCAGCTTGGTCACCCGCAGGCCCACCTCCACGACCGTGCCCGAGGCCACGCCCGCGTCGATGACGTCGCCGACGCCGTACTGGTCCTCAAGGATCATGAAGACGCCGGACAGGAAGTCCGTCACCAGGTTGCGGGCGCCGAAGCCGATCGCGACCCCGGCCACCCCGGCGCTGGCCAGCAGCGGCGCCAGGTCGATCCGCAGCACCGACAGGACGGTCAGCGCCGCCGTGCCCAGGATGAGGAAGGACGCCACACTCCGCAGTACCGAGCCGATCGCCTCGCTGCGCTGCTTGCGCCGCTCCGCGTTGACCAGCAGCCCGCCGAGCGCGGTGGCGGCCGCGGCCTCCGCGCCCCGGTTCATCCGGTCGATCAGCCGGCTGATGGTGCGCCGCACCACGGTCCGCAGCACGATCGCGATCACCAGGATGAGCACGATCTGAAGTCCGGCGTTCAGCCAGTCGGCCCAGTTGTCGTCCACCCAGCTGCCCGCCTGGGAGGCGGTGTGGGACACGCTGTCGAGCGGTGCGTCGGCGGGGGGCGTCGCGGTGGACACGGGCGGAAACCTCCGGAGTGAACGAAGCCTCCACAGTAACGAAGGACCGATGCTGTTCCGTTGCCCGGTTCGAGGGGCGGAACTCCGCCGGGTGGGGGAGAAAAGGGAAGAGGCGCCTGATGGAGGAGCAGCAGTGTGGTCCAAAACACGCTCGGTCCGTTACCCGGGCATGGTGGCGCGGCGCCCCGCCTTCCGGAGAGACTGAAGACAGATCGTCCCGGCGCGAGCCACGCGCCGCCGGCGTTAAAGGAGGCATCCGTGCCGCATGTCCTGGTCCTGAACGCGTCGTACGAGCCGCTCGGCGTCGTACCGCTCCGCCGCGCGCTCATCCTCGTGCTCAACAACAAGGCCGTATGCCTCGAGGAATCCGGCGCCTATCTGCACAGCGAGACGCAGGCGCTGCCCGCGCCCAGTGTCGTGAAACTCACCAAATTCGTCCGCGTCCCTTTTCGCGGCACCGTTCCGCTGACCCGCAGGGCGCTCTTCGCCCGGGACGGCGGCAGGTGCGCCTACTGCGGGGCCGCCGCCACCAGCGTCGACCATGTCATCCCGCGCAGCCGAGGCGGCCAGCACGCCTGGGAAAACGTGGTCGCGGCCTGCAGACGCTGCAATCACGTCAAAGCCGACCGCCATGTCGCGGAGCTGGGCTGGCGGCTGCGCCACCAACCCGCGCCGCCCTCGGGACTCGCCTGGCGGATCATCGGGACCGGCCACCGGGACCCGCGCTGGCTGCCATATCTGCAACCTTTCGGCGCGGATGACGCCCTGGCCCGGATCGACGGCATATCGGCCTGAGACCCGGGCCTTCGTGCGTCTCGGGGTGCCCCGCCCGCTCGTCGGCGCGGGTCACCCCGTGACCGCGTACGCCTCGATGCCGTAGAGCGAGTAGCCGTACGCGGTCGCCCGGCGCACTCCCTGCACCCGGACGTAGGCGGTGTCGCCCGCGCCGTCCAGCCACACCGCCTCGCGCCCGCCGCCGCCGTCCGCCACGGTGGCCGCGGTGTGCCAGGTCACCCCATCGGCCGAGGTCTGCACCTCGTACCGCGCCGCGTAGGCGTCCTGCCAGTGCAGCACCACCTCGCCGACCCGGGCGGGGGCCGCGAGCCGCACCTGCACCCAGGCCGCGTCGTCCACCGGGGAGGACCAGCGGGTCGCCGGGTCGCCGTCGGCCACCGCCGCGGCCGGGAAGTCCGCGGTCTCGTCGCCCGAGGAGGAGGCCGTACCGCCGGGCACCAGATCGGGTCCACCGGTCGGCAGGTGCGCCCTGACCGTGACCTGGCGCTCCACGGTCCGGCCCGCGACCGTGAAACGCACCGGCACGGTGTAGGTCCCGGGCGCGGTGCCGGCCGGCACCGACACGGTCAGCGGCACCCGTACGGTGCCGCCGCGGCGCAGCGGGAGCGCCGCCGGTGCCCGTACGGCGACCGGGGCGGCGCCCGGCTGCGCGGCCGGTACCGACGTCGCCACCGCCAGGTCCCGGGGCAGCCCGGACGCCACCGACGCCGTCACCTTCACCGCGGGGCCGCCCGCCGCCACGTCCACCTCGGGCGCGTCCAGCGTCACCCGGGGCGCGTCGGCGAACCAGGGCACCACCTCGCACACCCCGCGCCCGTCTGCCAGCCGTACGGCGTCCACCAGCGCTCCGACGTGCAGCTCCGTCCAGTCGCCGCCCAGCACGCCGACCTGCCGCCAGCCGCCGGCCGCGGTGTGCGCCTCGACCGGGACGGGCGCACCCGAGGGCGGCCGGCCCGCGGGGGCCGCCGACGCCACGTCCAGGGCGGCGACGCTGAGCGTGTCCAACTGCCGGGCGCCGCCGAAGTCCACGGTCAGCGGGCCACTGCCGGCCGACGTCGACAGGTCGCCGTCCACCGCAGCCGACGCCCGGTCGGGGCCGGCCGCGGACATGGTGACGGCGCCGCTCACTGCGACGGCGAACTCCCGTACGGTCACCGCGCCCGGCTGGCCCTCGACGGCCCGCAGCCGCACCCGGCGGATCTTCGTGCCGGCGGGGAGCCGCGCCTCGATCACCGGCCGGTCGTGGTATTCACCGATACGCCGCCAGCCGCTGCCGTCGTCCGCCGCCACTTCGAGCACCGCGGCATGCAGGAAGTCGTCGGAGCCGCTGCCGTCGCCCATCGCGACCCGTACCGAGGTGACCTCCTTCGCCGTGCCCAGGTCCACGCCGAAGGCGTCGTCGGGCTTCGGCGGCGCGTCGCTCGACCAGGCGGTGGAGTCCTTGCCGTCGACCATGGCCGCGGGGTCGGTGCCGCGGCCCGACGCCATCGACGTGGTCGCCGTACGGCCGTCCGCGCCGAGCCCCGCCCACGCGTCGGCGTCGTCCAGCGCGCCGGTCAGGAAGTCGTCGAGCACAGGGCCGCCGACCGTCGCCGTGCCGTCGGCGAGCGCCGTACGGTCGCCGTCCAGCGCCTGGCGGGCCCGCCAGGCCGCGGCCCCGTCGCCGCGGGCCTGCGCCGACAGCAGGTCCACCGCCCGCTCACCCGCGGCGCCGTACAGCGACAGCCGGTCCAGCCACGGCCGCACCTCGTCGCCGAAACCGCCGCCCGCCAGAGCGTCGAGGTGGCCGGGCGCTGTGCGCATCACCGTGAAGGCCGCCCGCAGCTGCTTTCCGGCCGCCGCGAGCTGCTGCCCGCCACCAGGCAGCGCGGCACGGAAGGCGGCGATCAGCGGGCGCAGATACGCCGACTCCTCGCCGCCGAGCGCCGACGACGACTCGTTTCCCGCCAGCGCACGCAGCGCGGCCCTGGTCGGCCCGTCAGGACCCGCCAGGTCGTCGATCGCGGCCCGCCAGGACGCCTGCGGGTCGTAGCCGCGCGGATTCCAGGCGAAGTCCGCGGCGGTGAACAGCGCGATTCGCGACGCGGCGGGCTGCTGCATCGCGCTCGCCAGCAGCCCGGCGGACACCGTCGCCACGGCCGGCTGCCGCCCGGTGTAGGGGCCGAGGAAGAGCCGGTCGGCGGCGAAGTCGTTGACCGGGTAGTTGTCCACGGTCAGCAGCGGGTGCCGCAGTGCGGCATTCGCAGCGGCCACCTGGGCGCCGGTGATCCGCTCCGGCACCACGCCGACACCTGTCCACGCCACCGCGACCCGCGGGTCGAGCGCCTTCGCCAGCGCGGTGCGGTAGTCGGTGGCGCCGTCCTGGTAGAACTCGGTCGGCAGCAGCGACAGTTCGGCGGCGCCGCCGTAACGCTTCGCCAGATACACCGCCGCCGCGTTCGTCACCTGCGCCTGCGCCTTTGCCGCGGCCCGCGCGCCCGTGCCGAAGGTGCGGGTGTCAGCGGAGCAGTGCCACTCGCTGTAGCTCACGTCCTGGAACTGGAACTGGAAGGCGCGGATGCCCAGCGCCCACATCGCGTCCAGCTTGCGCTGGAGCGCGTGTTCGTCGGTGGCCGACGAGAAGCACAGGTTCTGGCCGGGGGCCAGCGCCCACGCCAGCGTAACGTGGTCGGCGGCGGCGCGGGCCGCCAGCGCCCGGAAGTCCGCCCGCTGGGCGGCCGGGTAGGGCTCGCGCCACTGCTCCTGGCGGTACGGGTCGTCGCCCGGGGCGTAGAGGAAGCGGTTCTGCTTGGTCCGCGCCATGAAGTCCAGCTGGGCCAGACGCTGGGCCTGCGTCCACGGGACGCCGTAGAAGCTCTCCGCGATGCCGCGGACCGGGGCGGCCGGCCAGTCGCGGATGGTGACGGGCGCGAAGCCGGTGTCCTGGTGGTGGGTGGTCGTCAGCTGACGCAGCGTCTGGGCGGCGTGGAAGAGGCCGTCCGCGCCGGCGCCCTGTAAGGCGACGGTGTCGCCGCTGACGGCGAGGCGGTAGCCGCCGTCGGGGAGGTCGCCGGCCGGCGGGGCGCCGAGGGCCGCGAGGCGGCTGTCGGCGGAGGTGCCGGCGTAGACCGTCAGGCCGGGGGCGGGGCTTGTGCCGGCGTCGGACGGGTTCGCGCGCGTCACGTCGTGGGCGCCCGCGGTGCGGAGGGTCTGCTCGATCACGTCGAGGGCGTACGGGTCGGCCGTCGCGTCGGCGATCAGGGTGACGTGGGGGGTGATGCGGGCGAAGTCGCCCTGGCGGCGGAGGGACTGGGGTTTCGGGTGGACGGTGGGGGTGGTGGCCGTTCGGGGGGCCGGGGTGGAGGGGGCGGTGTCCGCGAAGGTCGTGGGCGTGGGGGGTTGCTGGGCGGAGGCGGGGGTCTGGCTGAGCCAGCTTCCGATGACGGTGGCCGCGAGGGCGACGGCCGAGGTCTTGCGGAGCACGGGGGTCCTCCCTGCGGCTTTGCGCGCGGCGCCGGACGGCGAGCCCATCACTCCTGGGCTCCCTGTGTCAACGGGAGTCCCGTGTTTTCCCACCCGTCCCCGAGGGCTTCGCATGGGGGTGCGCCCATCTCGGGTCGCTCGCCCGTGCAGGTGTTTGGTCGGGTGCGGGTGCGGGTGCGGGTGCGGGTGCCGGTGGTGGGTGGGGTCGGTGCCGCTCCGGGGGTATCTCCTCGGACCGCGCACCCTGGCTCTGTGCGAACGTTCCTGCGGGAGTTGTGCGCAGTCCTGCGGGGACACCCCCGGATCGTCCCCTCCGCCACCATCGGCGTCCGCAGACCCGTGGGCGGTCGAGGCGGGGGGCCGTCCGGGGGCGCCGTCCGCCGCACCCTCCCCGGAGGGCGCCCGATCGACCTGCCCGGGCACGCCGTCGCCCGCGGGCGGCCACCCGGCGACCACCGAGGTTCCGGGAGGGGGCATGCGAGGATGGTCGTCTCACCTGACGAGAAGGAGTGGGCCACCGTGCCTGGTACGAACCTCACGCGCGAGGAGGCGCAGCAGCGGGCCGCTCTGCTGACTGTGGACGGCTATGGGATCGAGCTGGACCTGAGCGGCGCCCAGGAGGGCGGCACGTTCCGGTCGCGGACCACGGTGCGTTTCGACGTCGCCGGGGACGGTGGGGCGAGCTTCATCGACCTGGTGGCGCCCGAGGTGCACGAGGTGGTGCTGAACGGGGTCGCGCTGGACCCGGCCGAGGTGTTCAGGGACTCGCGGATCGCGCTGGACTCGCTGCGCGGCGGGCGCAATGAGCTGCTGGTCGTGGCGGACTGCGCGTACACCAACACCGGTGAGGGCCTCCACCGGTTCGTGGACCCGGTGGACAAGCAGGCGTATCTGTACACGCAGTTCGAGGTGCCGGACGCGCGGCGGGTGTTCGCGAGTTTCGAGCAGCCGGATCTGAAGGGGACGTTCGCCTTCACGGTGAAGGCGCCGCAGGGCTGGACCGTGGTGTCGAACTCGCCGACGCCCGAGCCCTCGGCGGACGGCGTGTGGACGTTCGAGCCGACCCCGCGTATCTCGTCGTACATCACCGCGCTGATCGCCGGTCCCTACACCTCGGTGCACGGCAGCTGGGAGGGCGGCGGGCGCAGTGTGCCGCTGGGTGTCTACTGCCGGCCCTCGCTGGCCGAGCACCTGGACGCGGAGGCGATCTTCGAGGTCACCCGGATGGGCTTCGACTGGTTCCAGGAGAAGTTCGACTACGCGTACCCGTTCGCGAAGTACGACCAGCTCTTCGTGCCGGAGTTCAACGCGGGCGCGATGGAGAACGCCGGTGCGGTGACGATCAGGGACCAGTACGTCTTCCGGTCGAAGGTGACCGACGCGGCGTACGAGACGCGGGCCGAGACGATCCTGCACGAGCTGGCGCACATGTGGTTCGGCGACCTGGTCACCATGGAGTGGTGGAACGACCTGTGGCTGAACGAGTCGTTCGCCACGTACACGTCGATCGCCTGCCAGGCGCACGCCGAGGGCTCGCGCTGGCCGCACTCGTGGACGACGTTCGCCAACTCGATGAAGACCTGGGCCTACCGGCAGGACCAGCTGCCCTCGACGCACCCGATCATGGCGGAGATCAACGACCTGGAGGACGTGCTCGTCAACTTCGACGGGATCACGTACGCCAAGGGCGCCTCGGTGCTCAAGCAGCTGGTCGCGTACGTGGGGATGGACGAGTTCTTCGCCGGTGTGCAGGCGTACTTCAAGCAGCACGCGTGGGGGAACACCCGGCTGGCCGATCTGCTGGGCGCGCTGGAGGAGACCTCGGGCCGCGACCTCAAGGCCTGGTCCAGGGCGTGGCTGGAGACCGCGGGCATCAATGTGCTGCGGCCCGAGATCACGGTGGACGCCGACGGCGCGGTGACCTCCTTCGCGGTCAGGCAGGAGGCGCCCGCGCTGCCCGCGGGGGCCAAGGGCGAGGCGGTGCTGCGGCCGCACCGGATCGCGGTCGGCGCCTACGACCTGCGGGACGGCGTGCTGGTGCGCACCCGGCGGATCGAGCTGGACGTGGAGGGCGAGCTGACCGAGGTGCCCTTCCCCGCCGGCGAGCGCCGCCCCGATGTGGTGCTGCTCAACGACGACGACCTGTCGTACGCCAAGGTGCGGCTCGACGAGGAGTCGCTCGCCGTGGTCCGCGACCATGTGGGCGACTTCACCGAGTCGCTGCCCCGCGCGCTGATCTGGGCGTCGGCCTGGGACATGACGCGGGACGGCGAGCTGGCCGCCCGCGACTATCTGGAGCTGGTGCTGCACGGCATCGCCAAGGAGACCGACATCGGTGTGGTGCAGTCGCTGCACCGCCAGGTGAAGCTGGCCCTCGACCTCTACGCCGACCCGGCGTGGCGGGAGACCGGGCTCGCCCGCTGGACCGGCGCCGCCCAGGAGCACCTGGCGGCGGCAGCCCCCGGCAGCGACCACCAGCTGGCGTGGGCCAGGGCGTTCGCCGTGACCGCCCGCACCCCCGAGCAGCTGGACATCCTCGCCGGTCTGCTGGACGGCACGGTGGAGTACGAGGGCCTGGCCGTCGACACCGAGCTGCGCTGGGCGCTGCTCGGCCGGCTCGCCGCGACCGGCCGCGCGGACGACAAGGCGATCGAGGCGGAACTGGCCCTCGACCCGACGTCGGCGGGCCAGCAGCACGCCGCCGCCGCGAAGGCCGCCCGGCCGACCGAGGCCGCCAAGGCCGAGGTGTGGGCGTCGGTCGTCGAGGCCGACACGCTGCCGAACGCCACGCAGGAGGCCGTCATCGGCGGCTTCGTGCAGACCGACCAGCGCGAGCTGCTCGCGGCGTACAGCGAGCGGTACTTCGCCGCGATCAAGCAGGTGTGGGCCGACCGCACCAACGAGATGGGCCAGCAGATCGTCGTCGGCCTCTTCCCGTCGCTCCAGGTCTCCCAGGCCACGCTGGAGGCCACCGACGCGTGGCTGGCGAGCGCCGACCCCGCGCCGTCGCTGCGCCGGCTGGTCATCGAGGCCCGCGCGGGCGTCGAGCGCGCGCTGCGGGCCCAGGCGGCGGACGCCGCGGCGGGCTGACCGCCCACGGGTCCCGGGCGCCGCGGCCCGGGACCCGTACCGCCGTCCTGCGGCGGAAGTTTTGTATGGGGATGTCCGGAGTGGCGTTCAGCATAGGGATGGTAAATACGGTAAAAATGTGGCCAACCGCTTCCGGCACGTTGGCCACATGTTCACCAGGCACCCCCATCGGCACACAGCGGTTCCTCGGAAGAGTCTCGGGGGGTCCATGACACGGGCCCGTACCGACAGCTCAAGGAGGAATGTGCATGGCCGAGTTGACGCGCCGCAGGGTTCTCGGATCTGCGGCGGGGGTCGTGGGAGGCGCCGCCGCGCTGAGCCTGCTGCCCCCCAGCGTGCAGGCCGCCGTCGCCGCCGGACCGCCGCGGCACGGCTCGCTCCGCGACATCGAACACGTCGTCATGCTGATGCAGGAGAACCGGTCGTTCGACCACTACTTCGGCACGCTGTCCGGCGTGCGCGGCTTCAGCGACCCGCACGCCAAGAAGCTGTCCACCGGCCGCTCGGTCTTCTACCAGCCCGACGCGGTCAACCCCGACGGCTACACGCTGCCCTTCCACCTCGACACCAAGAGCACCAGCGCCCAGGCGATCCCGTCCACCAGCCACGCCTACGCCGTCCAGCACCAGGCCTGGAACAACGGCGCGATGGACCAGTGGCTGCCCGCCCACCGCAAGGCGGACGGCGTCAACGGCCCCTACGTGATGGGCTACTACACCCGCGAGGACATCCCCTTCCAGTTCGCCCTCGCCGAGACCTTCACCATCTGCGACAACTACTTCTGCTCGATGATGGGCCCCACCTGGCCGAACCGGCTGTTCTGGATGACCGGCACGGTCGACCCCGGCGGCACCAAGGGCGGCCCGGTCATCTCCAACGCCGCGCCGACGCCGTACACCTGGACCACCTACGCCGAGCGGCTCCAGGCGGCGGGCGTCGACTGGCGGGTCTACCAGCAGACCGACAACTACGGCACCAACATGCTGTCGCAGTTCCAGCAGTTCCAGGACGCCAAGCCGGGCGACCCGCTGTACGAGCGCGGCATGGCCGCCCAGCCCGAGGGCACCTTCGAGGACGACGCGCGCAACGACCGGCTGCCGGCCGTCTCCTGGATCCTGCCGACCAGCTACCAGTCCGAGCACCCCGCCTACCTGCCGGCCGCGGGCGCGGACTTCGTGGCCTCCAAGCTCGAAGCCATCGCGTCCAACCCCAAGGTGTGGGCGAAGACCGCCTTCATCCTCAACTACGACGAGAACGACGGCCTGTTCGACCACGTCGTGCCGCCGACGCCGAAGGCGGGCACCCCCGACGAATTCGTCCAGGGCCTGCCCATGGGCGGCGGCTTCCGGGTTCCGGCGATCATTGTGTCGCCGTGGACCGTGGGCGGCTGGGTGGCGGGCGAGGCCTTCGACCACACCTCGGTGCTGCAGTTGCTCGAACGCTTCACCGGTGTCGAGGAGCCCAACATCAGCCAGTGGCGCCGCCGTACCTTCGGCGACCTCACCTCGGCCTTCCGCTTCCACGACGAGCGGCGGCGCCCCCCGCGGCTGCCCGACGACACCGCGGCGCAGCTGGCCGAGGCGCAGCTGGAGGTCGCGACCCTGCCCAAGCCGACGCTCCCGGGGGCGGACCAGCCCTTCCCGCACCAGGAGCGCGGCCACCGCCCGCACACGTAGCCGGCCGGCGGGTGCCCCTGCCGTTCAGGCGGTCGTGGCGGTGCGGGGCACCTGCGCGGGTCGCGCGCAGGCGGGCGCGGCGCCGTGCCAGGTGCGGGGCTGCGCCGCAAGGTTCACGGCCTCCGGCGGCAGGACGCGCTCCAGCCGGAGCAGCAGGCCCGCGGCGCTCAGCGCGGTGCCGGTCAGCAGCAGCCAGGGCAGCCGCGCGTCGGCCGCGGCCAGCACGGTGAAGAGCGACGGGGCCAGGACCGAGGCCAGCGACCAGGACAGCTGGTAGGCGGCCATGTAACGGCCGCGCAGCGCCTCGGGCGCCGCCGCGACGGCCAGTGAGCTCGCCGCCGGATTGTGCACGGTCTCGGCGGCCGTGTAGAGGGTGACCAGTCCGAGCAGCAGCCCCGCCGCCGCCCAGCCGGCCTGCGGCCGTACGGTCGCGAGCAGCGCGAGCCCGGCGAAGGCCGCGGCATGGATCACCGCGCCCAGTGCCGCCGCCCGGGTGCGGCGGGCGCCGCGGCGGCGGGTCAGCCGGGCGACATGGACCCCGCCCGCCGCGCACAGCACCGTGTTGACGGTGAAGGCGGCGCCGGTCAGCGACTGGGCGCCGTGCAGCGAGCCCGCGATGAAGAGCGGGAAGAGCACCGGGAGCGCCGAATAGCCCAGGGCGCTGAGGAAGTTGGCGCCGGTCAGGGCGAGGAAGGGGCGGTCGGCGAAGACCACCCGGTAGCCGGCCTTCCCCGGTACGGGCGCCGGCCGCGCGGCCGGGCGCGCGGGCGCCTGCACCCGCCGCATCAGCAGCCATGCGACGCCGAAGCTCGCCGCGTTCAGATAGGCCGCGGCGACGAAACCGCGGTCGCCCGCGAGGGTGACCACCAGTGAGGCGAGCAGTGCCCCGGCGCCGAGCCCCGCATTGCGCAGCGCGCGGGCGGCGGCCTGCAGCCGGTCCCGGTCCGCGCCGGCCGCGACCTCGCCGATCCAGGACTGCTGCACGGCGGGGAAGGCGCGGTCGCCGAAGGCCGTGCCGAGGGCGACGGCGGCGAAGGCGGGCAGCGCCGAGGCGAAGGGGTAGAGCGCGAAGCCGGTGCCGCGCACCCCGTAGAGGACCAGCTGCACCCGCCGGGCGCCGTAGCGGTCCACCGCCGCGCCCGCGAGCGGCAGCGCCGCCATGCCGACCAGCCCGACGGCGGTGAGGACCGCGCCCACCACCGCGAAGGACAGCCCGGTGATGTGGTGGAAGAAGACCAGGCTGAACGGGATGTACATCCCGGAGCCGACCGCGTCCACGGCCATCGCCCCGAGCATGGCCTTCTCGCCGGGCAGGCGGGCGGCGGAAGGGGCGGTGGGGCCGGTGGCCGGCGGTGCGGCGGCGGTACGCGTACGTGACGGCGGCATGTCGGGTCTCCCGCGAGTAGGTCAGCGGTAACTAGCTTAGCGG is a window of Streptomyces sp. NBC_01477 DNA encoding:
- the pepN gene encoding aminopeptidase N, translating into MPGTNLTREEAQQRAALLTVDGYGIELDLSGAQEGGTFRSRTTVRFDVAGDGGASFIDLVAPEVHEVVLNGVALDPAEVFRDSRIALDSLRGGRNELLVVADCAYTNTGEGLHRFVDPVDKQAYLYTQFEVPDARRVFASFEQPDLKGTFAFTVKAPQGWTVVSNSPTPEPSADGVWTFEPTPRISSYITALIAGPYTSVHGSWEGGGRSVPLGVYCRPSLAEHLDAEAIFEVTRMGFDWFQEKFDYAYPFAKYDQLFVPEFNAGAMENAGAVTIRDQYVFRSKVTDAAYETRAETILHELAHMWFGDLVTMEWWNDLWLNESFATYTSIACQAHAEGSRWPHSWTTFANSMKTWAYRQDQLPSTHPIMAEINDLEDVLVNFDGITYAKGASVLKQLVAYVGMDEFFAGVQAYFKQHAWGNTRLADLLGALEETSGRDLKAWSRAWLETAGINVLRPEITVDADGAVTSFAVRQEAPALPAGAKGEAVLRPHRIAVGAYDLRDGVLVRTRRIELDVEGELTEVPFPAGERRPDVVLLNDDDLSYAKVRLDEESLAVVRDHVGDFTESLPRALIWASAWDMTRDGELAARDYLELVLHGIAKETDIGVVQSLHRQVKLALDLYADPAWRETGLARWTGAAQEHLAAAAPGSDHQLAWARAFAVTARTPEQLDILAGLLDGTVEYEGLAVDTELRWALLGRLAATGRADDKAIEAELALDPTSAGQQHAAAAKAARPTEAAKAEVWASVVEADTLPNATQEAVIGGFVQTDQRELLAAYSERYFAAIKQVWADRTNEMGQQIVVGLFPSLQVSQATLEATDAWLASADPAPSLRRLVIEARAGVERALRAQAADAAAG
- a CDS encoding alkaline phosphatase family protein, translating into MAELTRRRVLGSAAGVVGGAAALSLLPPSVQAAVAAGPPRHGSLRDIEHVVMLMQENRSFDHYFGTLSGVRGFSDPHAKKLSTGRSVFYQPDAVNPDGYTLPFHLDTKSTSAQAIPSTSHAYAVQHQAWNNGAMDQWLPAHRKADGVNGPYVMGYYTREDIPFQFALAETFTICDNYFCSMMGPTWPNRLFWMTGTVDPGGTKGGPVISNAAPTPYTWTTYAERLQAAGVDWRVYQQTDNYGTNMLSQFQQFQDAKPGDPLYERGMAAQPEGTFEDDARNDRLPAVSWILPTSYQSEHPAYLPAAGADFVASKLEAIASNPKVWAKTAFILNYDENDGLFDHVVPPTPKAGTPDEFVQGLPMGGGFRVPAIIVSPWTVGGWVAGEAFDHTSVLQLLERFTGVEEPNISQWRRRTFGDLTSAFRFHDERRRPPRLPDDTAAQLAEAQLEVATLPKPTLPGADQPFPHQERGHRPHT
- a CDS encoding MFS transporter, with the protein product MPPSRTRTAAAPPATGPTAPSAARLPGEKAMLGAMAVDAVGSGMYIPFSLVFFHHITGLSFAVVGAVLTAVGLVGMAALPLAGAAVDRYGARRVQLVLYGVRGTGFALYPFASALPAFAAVALGTAFGDRAFPAVQQSWIGEVAAGADRDRLQAAARALRNAGLGAGALLASLVVTLAGDRGFVAAAYLNAASFGVAWLLMRRVQAPARPAARPAPVPGKAGYRVVFADRPFLALTGANFLSALGYSALPVLFPLFIAGSLHGAQSLTGAAFTVNTVLCAAGGVHVARLTRRRGARRTRAAALGAVIHAAAFAGLALLATVRPQAGWAAAGLLLGLVTLYTAAETVHNPAASSLAVAAAPEALRGRYMAAYQLSWSLASVLAPSLFTVLAAADARLPWLLLTGTALSAAGLLLRLERVLPPEAVNLAAQPRTWHGAAPACARPAQVPRTATTA